The following coding sequences are from one Gadus macrocephalus chromosome 3, ASM3116895v1 window:
- the parn gene encoding poly(A)-specific ribonuclease PARN isoform X2 has product MEVTRKNFKDCLSAVYSAIDEADFLAIDGEFSGISDGPNVSALTNGMDTPEERYAKLKKHSMDFLLFQFGLCTFKYDTEASKYIIKCFNFYIFPKPFNRASPDIKFICQSSSIDFLASQGFDFNKVFRHGIPYLNQEEEARVREQAEERRHQQANGAATPSYISPSSKGPAHVPEEHKDFISRVIEKVDGLFTNSEKTVELEPCTGFQRKLIYQTLNWKYPKGLHVETIETEKKERYIQISKVDDDERKRREQQKLEKEQEELNDAVGFSRVIHAISKSGKLVVGHNMLLDVMHTIHQFYCPLPQDLQDFKEVSMCVFPRLLDTKLMSSTQPFKDLIPITSLAELEKRLKVAPFKSPKVETAEGFPRYDTAQEQLHEAGYDAYITGLCFISMANYLGSFLTPPKAHISPRSKLMEPFFNKLFLMRIIDIPYLNMTGPDLRPKRDNVLYVTFPKEWKTSDLYQLFSAFGNIQVSWIDDTSAFVSLSQTDQVQIAMNTSRYAESYRIQTYAEYMKGRRQDKDVNSQPDQSWGEEGWVKSPTTAGTTAYGYKGTLGKRSISPNQADQGAGEAQATDGWNQSSHPDGMGNKKLKTDGVVDSRTSEGWLKTPCTSESSDLSPIHEEQSAEGPVPANEAENTWQNPVTNQGKKARKNNKKRKNEGSESTASLFDVPAVW; this is encoded by the exons ATGGAGGTTACACGGAAAA ATTTTAAAGACTGTTTAAGCGCCGTGTATAGTGCGATAGACGAGGCTGATTTCCTTGCTATCGATGGTGAATTCTCAG GTATAAGCGATGGGCCTAATGTCAGTGCACTCACCAATGGAATGGATACACCTGAGGAACGATACGCGAAGCTTAAAAAG CATTCCATGGACTTTCTATTGTTCCAGTTTGGTCTGTGTACGTTCAAGTATGACACGGAGGCGTCCAA GTACATCATCAAGTGTTTTAATTTTTATATATTCCCGAAACCCTTCAACAGAGCATCACCCGACATTAAATTCATCTGTCAA AGTTCAAGTATTGACTTTCTAGCAAGCCAGGGGTTTGACTTTAACAAGGTCTTCCGCCATG GGATCCCCTACCTAAATCAGGAAGAGGAAGCCCGTGTGAGGGAGCAGGCAGAGGAGAGACGGCACCAGCAGGCCAACGGAGCCGCGACACCGTCCTACATCTCACCGTCCTCTAAAGGGCCCGCGCACGTACCCGAAGAACACAAGGACTTCATCAGCCGTGTCAT CGAGAAGGTCGATGGCCTCTTCACCAACTCTGAGAAGACGGTGGAGTTGGAGCCATGTACCGG GTTCCAGAGAAAGCTGATATACCAGACTCTTAACTGGAA GTACCCTAAGGGTCTTCATGTGGAGACCATAGAGACGGAAAAG AAAGAGCGCTACATTCAGATCAGCAAAGTGGACGACGATGAGCGAAAGAGGAGGGAGCAGCAAAAACTagagaaggagcag GAGGAGCTAAATGATGCAGTTGGCTTCTCAAGGGTCATCCATGCCATCTCTAAATCT GGTAAGCTTGTGGTCGGACACAACATGCTTCTGGATGTCATGCACACAATCCACCAGTTCTACTGCCCACTGCCACAG GACCTCCAAGACTTCAAAGaagtatccatgtgtgtgttcccaAG ACTCCTGGACACTAAACTGATGTCTTCCACACAACCTTTTAAG GACTTGATTCCCATCACCTCTCTGGCAGAGCTGGAGAAGCGCCTCAAGGTGGCCCCCTTCAAATCTCCTAAAGTTG AGACTGCAGAAGGCTTCCCCCGATATGACACAGCCCAAGAGCAGCTCCATGAGGCCGGCTACGATGCCTACATCACTGGCCTGTGTTTCATCTCCATGGCAAATTACCTGG GTTCATTTTTGACCCCTCCCAAAGCCCACATCTCTCCTCGCTCGAAACTAATGGAGCCCTTTTTCAACAA GCTTTTCTTGATGAGGATCATTGATATTCCCTACCTCAACATGACCGGCCCTGACT TGCGACCCAAGCGGGACAATGTTCTGTACGTCACCTTCCCTAAAGAATGGAAAACCAGCGACCTCTACCAGCTCTTCAGTGCCTTCG gtaatATCCAGGTGTCCTGGATAGACGACACCTCAGCTTTCGTCTCTCTCAGTCAGACGGACCAGGTTCAGATAG CAATGAACACCAGTCGCTATGCAGAGAGCTACCGAATCCAAACGTACGCAGAGTACATGAAGGGCCGGCGGCAGGACAAGGATGTCAACAGCCAGCCTGACCAgtcctggggggaggagggctgggTCAAGTCCCCCACTACAGCTGGAACTACGGCCTACGGCTATAAAGG gACTTTGGGTAAGCGCAGCATCAGTCCCAATCAAGCAGACCAAGGGGCTGGAGAAGCTCAGGCCACCGACGGCTGGAATCAAAGCAGCCATCCAGATGGCATGGGGAACAAGAAGCTGAAGACTGATG GAGTGGTCGACAGCAGGACGTCCGAAGGCTGGCTTAAGACTCC GTGTACTTCAGAGTCTTCCGATTTGAGTCCGATCCATGAAGAGCAAAGTGCCGAAGGCCCAGTTCCAGCTAATGAGGCTGAAAACACCTGGCAAAACCCTGTGACCAATCAAGGCAAGAAGGCTCGTAAGAAcaacaagaagaggaagaatgAAG GTTCTGAATCTACTGCATCCCTGTTTGATGTCCCTGCGGTCTGGTAG
- the parn gene encoding poly(A)-specific ribonuclease PARN isoform X1: protein MEVTRKNFKDCLSAVYSAIDEADFLAIDGEFSGISDGPNVSALTNGMDTPEERYAKLKKHSMDFLLFQFGLCTFKYDTEASKYIIKCFNFYIFPKPFNRASPDIKFICQSSSIDFLASQGFDFNKVFRHGIPYLNQEEEARVREQAEERRHQQANGAATPSYISPSSKGPAHVPEEHKDFISRVIEKVDGLFTNSEKTVELEPCTGFQRKLIYQTLNWKYPKGLHVETIETEKKERYIQISKVDDDERKRREQQKLEKEQEELNDAVGFSRVIHAISKSGKLVVGHNMLLDVMHTIHQFYCPLPQDLQDFKEVSMCVFPRLLDTKLMSSTQPFKDLIPITSLAELEKRLKVAPFKSPKVETAEGFPRYDTAQEQLHEAGYDAYITGLCFISMANYLGSFLTPPKAHISPRSKLMEPFFNKLFLMRIIDIPYLNMTGPDLRPKRDNVLYVTFPKEWKTSDLYQLFSAFGNIQVSWIDDTSAFVSLSQTDQVQIAMNTSRYAESYRIQTYAEYMKGRRQDKDVNSQPDQSWGEEGWVKSPTTAGTTAYGYKGTLGKRSISPNQADQGAGEAQATDGWNQSSHPDGMGNKKLKTDELYSQSYAGVVDSRTSEGWLKTPCTSESSDLSPIHEEQSAEGPVPANEAENTWQNPVTNQGKKARKNNKKRKNEGSESTASLFDVPAVW, encoded by the exons ATGGAGGTTACACGGAAAA ATTTTAAAGACTGTTTAAGCGCCGTGTATAGTGCGATAGACGAGGCTGATTTCCTTGCTATCGATGGTGAATTCTCAG GTATAAGCGATGGGCCTAATGTCAGTGCACTCACCAATGGAATGGATACACCTGAGGAACGATACGCGAAGCTTAAAAAG CATTCCATGGACTTTCTATTGTTCCAGTTTGGTCTGTGTACGTTCAAGTATGACACGGAGGCGTCCAA GTACATCATCAAGTGTTTTAATTTTTATATATTCCCGAAACCCTTCAACAGAGCATCACCCGACATTAAATTCATCTGTCAA AGTTCAAGTATTGACTTTCTAGCAAGCCAGGGGTTTGACTTTAACAAGGTCTTCCGCCATG GGATCCCCTACCTAAATCAGGAAGAGGAAGCCCGTGTGAGGGAGCAGGCAGAGGAGAGACGGCACCAGCAGGCCAACGGAGCCGCGACACCGTCCTACATCTCACCGTCCTCTAAAGGGCCCGCGCACGTACCCGAAGAACACAAGGACTTCATCAGCCGTGTCAT CGAGAAGGTCGATGGCCTCTTCACCAACTCTGAGAAGACGGTGGAGTTGGAGCCATGTACCGG GTTCCAGAGAAAGCTGATATACCAGACTCTTAACTGGAA GTACCCTAAGGGTCTTCATGTGGAGACCATAGAGACGGAAAAG AAAGAGCGCTACATTCAGATCAGCAAAGTGGACGACGATGAGCGAAAGAGGAGGGAGCAGCAAAAACTagagaaggagcag GAGGAGCTAAATGATGCAGTTGGCTTCTCAAGGGTCATCCATGCCATCTCTAAATCT GGTAAGCTTGTGGTCGGACACAACATGCTTCTGGATGTCATGCACACAATCCACCAGTTCTACTGCCCACTGCCACAG GACCTCCAAGACTTCAAAGaagtatccatgtgtgtgttcccaAG ACTCCTGGACACTAAACTGATGTCTTCCACACAACCTTTTAAG GACTTGATTCCCATCACCTCTCTGGCAGAGCTGGAGAAGCGCCTCAAGGTGGCCCCCTTCAAATCTCCTAAAGTTG AGACTGCAGAAGGCTTCCCCCGATATGACACAGCCCAAGAGCAGCTCCATGAGGCCGGCTACGATGCCTACATCACTGGCCTGTGTTTCATCTCCATGGCAAATTACCTGG GTTCATTTTTGACCCCTCCCAAAGCCCACATCTCTCCTCGCTCGAAACTAATGGAGCCCTTTTTCAACAA GCTTTTCTTGATGAGGATCATTGATATTCCCTACCTCAACATGACCGGCCCTGACT TGCGACCCAAGCGGGACAATGTTCTGTACGTCACCTTCCCTAAAGAATGGAAAACCAGCGACCTCTACCAGCTCTTCAGTGCCTTCG gtaatATCCAGGTGTCCTGGATAGACGACACCTCAGCTTTCGTCTCTCTCAGTCAGACGGACCAGGTTCAGATAG CAATGAACACCAGTCGCTATGCAGAGAGCTACCGAATCCAAACGTACGCAGAGTACATGAAGGGCCGGCGGCAGGACAAGGATGTCAACAGCCAGCCTGACCAgtcctggggggaggagggctgggTCAAGTCCCCCACTACAGCTGGAACTACGGCCTACGGCTATAAAGG gACTTTGGGTAAGCGCAGCATCAGTCCCAATCAAGCAGACCAAGGGGCTGGAGAAGCTCAGGCCACCGACGGCTGGAATCAAAGCAGCCATCCAGATGGCATGGGGAACAAGAAGCTGAAGACTGATG AGCTATACTCTCAATCGTACGCAGGAGTGGTCGACAGCAGGACGTCCGAAGGCTGGCTTAAGACTCC GTGTACTTCAGAGTCTTCCGATTTGAGTCCGATCCATGAAGAGCAAAGTGCCGAAGGCCCAGTTCCAGCTAATGAGGCTGAAAACACCTGGCAAAACCCTGTGACCAATCAAGGCAAGAAGGCTCGTAAGAAcaacaagaagaggaagaatgAAG GTTCTGAATCTACTGCATCCCTGTTTGATGTCCCTGCGGTCTGGTAG